A genomic region of Metopolophium dirhodum isolate CAU chromosome 1, ASM1992520v1, whole genome shotgun sequence contains the following coding sequences:
- the LOC132933137 gene encoding uncharacterized protein LOC132933137, translating into MADHNYVSISECAKKYCKRYCCTPQCKNKQMSTSTITFHSFPKQKDLKLKWKTALKIAKEVPKYAFVCSTHFDDSDFISSSKTSSPAKIRRLKIGVVPSKNLPARSLDKVLLTPTKEKIIKRAERLKQRRQNKEHCQILFQNDCLPDSTPITDVEELSPSSTQTDVLTQEKTTVLSNEIKTADKEVQMDKLLKLVNIGEFVIKSLSYNINFSLDTLHRIVLVLIKLKLSTSYKCLAVLFGVCKSTCTNYFYETIDLLYLILKPLVLWPSKSSISKNIPKCFINFTSTRVVVDGTETPIEVLKCLSCRIRTYSFYKGKHTIKFIVGISPDGLITFVSDVYGGKASDKHIFVESNTVAK; encoded by the exons ATGGCTGATCACAATTATGTTTCAATAAGCGAATGTGCAAAGAAATATTGTAAACGATATTGTTGTACTCCACaatgcaaaaataaacaaat GTCTACGTCAACTATTACATTCCATTCCTTCCCTAAacaaaaagatttaaaattaaaatggaagACTGCTCTAAAAATTGCAAAAGAAGTGCCAAAATATGCTTTTGTCTGTTCTACACATTTTGATGACAGTGATTTTATTTCAAGCTCAAAAA ctAGTTCACCAGCAAAAATAAGAAGGCTGAAGATTGGTGTAGTACCTTCAAAAAATTTACCTGCTCGGTCACTGGACAAAGTGCTTTTAACTccaacaaaagaaaaaatcatTAAGAGAGCTGAGAGATTGAAACAACGTCGTCAAAATAAAGAACATTgtcaaattttatttcaaaatgacTG tttaccaGATAGTACACCTATTACTGATGTAGAGGAATTATCTCCATCTTCTACACAAACTGATGTCTTGACCCAAGAAAAAACTACAGTATTatcaaatgaaattaaaactgccGATAAAGAAGTCCaa ATGGACAAGTTGTTAAAACTTGTCAATATTGGTGAATTTGTgataaaaagtttaagttataatatcaatttttctcTTGATACTCTTCATAGAATAGTGTTAgtattaattaagttaaaactaaGTACATCGTACAAATGCTTGGCAGTTTTATTTGGTGTTTGTAAAAGTACTTGTACAAATTACTTTTACGAAACAAttgatttgttatatttaattttaaaacctttAGTTTTGTGGCCTTCTAAATCaagtatttctaaaaatattcctAAATGTTTCATAAATTTCACAAGTACTAGGGTCGTAGTTGATGGAACAGAAACCCCTATCGAAGTTCTAAAATGTTTGTCATGTCGAATTAGAACTTATTCTTTTTATAAAGGTAAacatactattaaatttatagtgGGCATTTCTCCAGATGGCCTAATAACTTTTGTTAGTGATGTGTATGGTGGCAAAGCATCTGACAAACATATATTTGTAGAAAGTAATACAGTAGCAAAGTAA
- the LOC132933136 gene encoding zinc finger MYM-type protein 1-like has translation MEEKVYSEKKGCVFCGPCLLFDRDIYSQFSKDGFNDWKNAESRVSQHENSTKHKSNLITLKERANTLGTINVSLTKQLDEHIIYWENVLRRVVATVKALSSRGLPLRGHNEKFGSTQNGNYLMAMELISEFDPFLAEHIGKFGQCGSGHTNYLSSTIYEEIIQLMADKIRQTIIDEIKTVKYYSIIVDSSPDISHVDQLSFVIRYVQENGVPIERFLQFLPNTGHKAIELFDSVIKLLNSYEIEIENCRGQSYDNARNMSGIYSGLQARIKELNPLIEYVPCSADSLNLVRSCAADSCDDTLTYFSLLQTKIKKTVKTLANTRWSSRDDACKSLNSSWNEIRNALISITNHLTEKATTINEARSILNKLDSLETAFMTVLWGCLLDRLNKASKQLQSVNIDVSVIVDIYDSLIEYTKSLRNPIIFNEYENKAKLLSVVKEYKKSRNRVRKSFHDETRNQEQELEGSDKFRVKIYTVILDCLTNELEDRQAAYFLFNSRFSFLGKLTEYSVDEIMEFAKNLQNVYKEDLEEDFPNECIHLQAHLKNKDKMSILQLCKWLKEYGFYEMYPNIDIAIRIFVCTPAANCSTERSFSCLKRIKTYLRSQIKQERLNSMAILTIESSLLVSLPYEDIIKSFANKTARRQLFKLK, from the exons ATGGAAGAAAAAG TTTATTCAGAAAAGAAAGGATGTGTGTTTTGTGGACCTTGTCTTTTATTTGATAGAGATATTTATTCACAATTTTCAAAAGATGGTTTTAATGATTGGAAAAATGCAGAAAGTAGAGTAAGCCAACATGAAAATTCCACCAAACATAAATCGAATTTGATTACTTTAAAAGAAAGAGCAAATACATTAGGAACAATAAACGTTAGTTTAACAAAACAGTTagatgaacatattatttattgggaAAATGTATTGAGACGGGTAGTTGCTACAGTTAAAGCTTTATCATCCAGAGGTCTTCCCCTTAGAGGTCACAACGAAAAATTTGGGTCAACTCAGAATGGTAATTATTTAATGGCTATGGAACTTATCTCTGAGTTTGATCCATTTCTTGCTGAACACATCGGGAAATTTGGCCAGTGCGGTAGTGGTCACACGAATTATTTATCGTCTACCATATACGAAGAAATTATTCAGTTAATGGCTGATAAAATCAGGCAAACAATTATTGACGAAATAAAAACAGTTAAGTATTATTCGATAATAGTAGATAGTAGTCCCGATATTTCACACGTAGACCAACTATCCTTCGTTATTCGTTATGTTCAAGAAAACGGCGTGCCAATAGAACGATTTCTTCAATTTCTTCCAAACACTGGTCATAAAGCTATTGAGTTATTTGATTCAGTTATAAAGCTTCTTAATTCTTACgaaatagaaatagaaaattGCCGAGGTCAGTCCTATGACAATGCCCGAAACATGTCAGGAATATATTCAGGACTACAGGCAAGGATTAAAGAGTTAAATCCTTTAATTGAATATGTACCTTGTTCCGCCGACTCACTGAATTTAGTAAGATCTTGTGCAGCTGATAGTTGTGATGATACATTGACATATTTTTCCCTTCTTCAaaca aaaataaaaaaaacagtgaaAACATTAGCAAACACAAGATGGTCTTCTCGTGATGATGCATGTAAAAGTCTGAATAGTTCTTGGAATGAAATACGTAATGCACTGATATCAATAACAAACCATTTAACAGAAAAGGCAACCACGATAAATGAAGCTCGTAGTATACTTAACAAACTGGATAGCTTGGAAACGGCGTTTATGACAGTGTTATGGGGTTGCCTTCTTGACCGTTTAAACAAGGCTAGTAAACAACTCCAGAGTGTTAATATTGATGTATCAGTCATAGtagatatttatgattcattAATTGAATATACAAAATCATTAAGAAATCCAATTATATTCAATGAGTATGAAAACAAAGCAAAACTTTTATCAGTtgtaaaagaatataaaaaatcacgaaatagAGTACGAAAATCTTTCCATGATGAAACTCGTAATCAAGAGCAAGAGTTAGAGGGGAGTGACAAATTTcgagtaaaaatatatacagtcaTTTTAGATTGTTTAACAAATGAATTAGAAGATAGACAAGCAGCGTATTTCCTTTTTAATTCGCGTTTTTCTTTTCTTGGCAAATTAACAGAGTATAGTGTGGATGAAATTATGGAATTTgcaaaaaatttacaaaatgtttataaggAAGATCTTGAAGAGGATTTTCCAAATGAATGTATTCATCTTCAAGCCCACCTTAAAAACAAAGATAAGATGTCAATCCTTCAATTGTGTAAATGGCTTAAAGAATATGGGTTTTACGAAATGTATCCAAACATAGATATAGCAATTCGTATTTTTGTGTGTACACCTGCAGCAAACTGTTCAACAGAGCGTTCATTTTCATGCTTAAAGCGAATAAAAACGTACTTGCGTTCACAAATAAAACAAGAAAGATTAAACAGCATGGCAATTCTAACAATTGAGTCAAGTCTTCTTGTTTCACTACCATatgaagatattataaaatcgtttgCAAATAAAACGGCAAGACGTCaactttttaagttaaaatag